Proteins from a genomic interval of Oryctolagus cuniculus chromosome 8, mOryCun1.1, whole genome shotgun sequence:
- the DSPP gene encoding dentin sialophosphoprotein has translation MKIIIYLCIWAVAWAIPVPEIKPLERHTVDKYVGLHLLATPKVPIQHELNANDTFRESDIPLNESERGRQEYIKDSYKGEGNGSEWAELGVKNSSTDSTLADEDGNIGNQNEGTEKPEIYVSDEIYGNEVNNTANGIRGQVSIVDNAGTANESDINGSTDKNTQNGDIGDASQNENSTVIPENGNNSTHNEDKINGNSLGNEGDTSAITPPGEGKRNGDTEAEVTPGNGEDAGLENSDGAPSGNGEDEDEGQGSGNGGDEETGNGREGSGNSKDQKSQGHGNEGENDNGTGQNSSSTEDNGLEDKEVSINDTDGDNTSRSEEGSDGCQRVEDTQKFNHGESKGLENGVMKESEPSTAGKGQVKGIEIKTPSSAIRNNITKEAGKVHEDRESKRQHGMIMNKGNVKTHGDINSIQEPGQKLVPGSKMEPSKPGSTSNSDGYDSYDFDDESMQGDDPNSSDESNGSDDANSEGDNDNNSQGDTSNNFDESQNKDNDSDSQGEGDDGNSDSTSHTNDSDSNGNGNDDDDSSDSSDGSETGSKSDSTDSSDNSDGTDSSDNKSDSSDSSDNDSKSDSSDSDSSDSSDSDSSDSSDSSDSSDSDSKSDSSDSSDSSDSSDSDSDSSDSDSKSDSSDGSDSSDSSDSDSDSSDSDSSDSDSKSDSSDSGDSSDSSDSSDSDSKSDSSDSSDSSNSSDSDSKSDSSDSGDSSDSSDSSDSSDSDSSDSDSKSDSSDSSDSDSKSDSSNSDSSDSSDSDSSDSDSKSDSSDSSDSDSKSDSSNSDSSDSSDSDSKSDSSDSGDSSDSSDSSDSSDSDSSDSDSKSDSSDSSDSDNDSSDSDSKSDSSDSSDSSDSSDSSDSASSDSDSKSDSSDSSDSDSKSDSSNSDSSDSSDSSDSDSSDSNNSSDSDSSDSNSSDSDSNDSSDSSDSSDSDSKSDSSDSSDSDSSDSDSKSDSSDSSDSDSKSDSSDSSDSSDSSDSDSSDSDSKSDSSDSSDSDSKSDSSDSSDSSDSSDSSDSDSKSDSSDSSDSDSSDSSDSDSSDSDSSDSSNSSDSDSSDSDSNDSSDSTSDSSDDSDSQSKPGNGNNSDSDSESESEGSDSNHSTSDD, from the exons atgaagataattataTATCTTTGCATTTGGGCAGTGGCATGGGCCATTCCA GTTCCTGAAATTAAACCATTGGAAAGACACACTGTTGATAAATATGTAGGTTTACATCTTCTTGCAACACCAAAAGTGCCTATACAG CATGAGTTAAATGCCAATGACACCTTCAGAGAAAGTGATATTCCcctgaatgaaagtgaaagaggAAGACAAGAGTATATCAAAGACAGTTACAAAGGAGAAGGGAATGGCTCTGAGTGGGCAGAACTAGGAGTGAAGAATTCTTCCACAGATTCCACTTTAGCTGATGAAGATGGGAATATTGGGAATCAAAATGAAGGCACAGAAAAGCCAGAGATTTATGTTAGTGATGAGATATATGGAAATGAAGTTAACAACACAGCAAATGGCATTAGGGGACAAGTTAGCATTGTTGACAATGCTGGAACAGCAAATGAGAGTGATATTAATGGAAGTACTGATAAGAACACACAAAATGGGGACATTGGAGATGCAAGTCAAAATGAAAATTCCACTGTAATCccagaaaatggaaataacagtACACATAATGAGGATAAAATAAATGGGAATTCCTTAGGTAATGAGGGTGACACAAGTGCAATAACACCTCCTGGAGAAGGTAAGAGAAATGGGGATACTGAGGCTGAGGTAACACCAGGCAATGGAGAAGATGCTGGCCTGGAAAATTCTGATGGGGCTCCTAGTGGAAATggagaagatgaagatgaaggcCAGGGCTCTGGCAATGGTGGAGATGAAGAAACAGGGAATGGAAGAGAGGGCAGTGGTAACAGCAAGGACCAGAAAAGTCAGGGTCATGGCAATGAAGGTGAAAATGATAATGGCACAGGTCAAAATTCAAGCAGCACTGAAGACAATGGCCTTGAGGACAAAGAAGTTTCCATAAATGACACTGATGGGGACAACACTTCCAGGAGTGAGGAGGGCTCAGATGGTTGCCAAAGAGTAGAGGACACCCAGAAATTCAATCATGGAGAAAGCAAAGGGCTGGAAAATGGAGTCATGAAGGAATCAGAACCAAGCACTGCTGGGAAGGGCCAAGTTAAG GGGATAGAAATCAAAACTCCCAGCAGTGCCATCAGAAATAACATTACAAAAGAAGCTGGGAAAGTCCACGAAGACAGAGAAAGTAAAAGACAACATGGAATGATCATGAACAAAGGGAATGTCAAGACACATGGAGACATTAATAGCATACAAGAACCCGGTCAGAAATTGGTACCTGGAAGTAAAATGGAACCCAGCAAACCAGGTAGTACCAGCAACAGTGATGGGTATGACAGTTATGATTTTGATGATGAATCCATGCAAGGAGATGATCCCAATAGCAGTGATGAGTCTAATGGCAGTGATGATGCTAATTCAGAAGGTGATAATGATAACAATAGTCAAGGGGATACTTCCAATAACTTTGATGAATCACAAAATAAAGACAATGACAGTGACTCTCAAGGAGAAGGAGATGATGGTAACAGTGACAGCACATCACACACTAATGATAGTGACAGTAATGGCAATGggaatgatgatgatgacagctcagacagcagtgatggcagTGAAACTGGCAGCAAATCAGACAGTACTGACAGCAGTGATAACAGTGACGGCACTGACAGCAGTGACAACAAATCAGACAGTAGTGACAGCAGTGACAATGACAGTAAATCAGacagcagtgacagtgacagcagtgacagcagtgacagtgacagcagcGACAGCAGCGATAGCAGCGacagcagtgacagtgacagtaaatcagacagcagtgacagcagtGATAGCAGTGACAGCAgcgacagtgacagtgacagcagcGACAGTGACAGCAAATCAGACAGTAGTGACGGCAGTGACAGTAGTGacagcagtgacagtgacagtgacagcagtgacagtgacagcagtgacagtgacagtaaatcagacagcagtgacagcggtgacagcagtgacagcagtgacagcagtgacagtgacagtaaATCAGACAGTAGTGACAGCAGCGACAGCAGCAacagcagtgacagtgacagcaaatcagacagcagtgacagcggtgacagcagtgacagtagtgacagcagtgacagcagtgacagtgacagcagtgacagtgacagcaaaTCAGACAGCAGTGACAGTAGTGACAGTGACAGCAAATCAGACAGCAGTAACAgtgacagcagtgacagcagtgacagtgacagcagtgacagtgacagcaaaTCAGACAGCAGTGACAGTAGTGACAGTGACAGCAAATCAGACAGCAGTAACAgtgacagcagtgacagcagtgacagtgacagcaaatcagacagcagtgacagcggtgacagcagtgacagtagtgacagcagtgacagcagtgacagtgacagcagtgacagtgacagcaaatcagacagcagtgacagcagcGACAGTGACAATGACAGTAGTGACAGTGACAGCAAATCAGACAGTAGTGACAGCAGTGACAGTAgtgacagcagtgacagcagtgacagtgccagcagtgacagtgacagcaaatcagacagcagtgacagcagtgacagtgacagcaaaTCAGACAGCAGTAACAGTGACAGCAGCGACAGCAGTGacagcagtgacagtgacagcagtGACAGCAACAACAGTAGTGACAGTGACAGCAGTGATAGCAacagcagtgacagtgacagcaatgacagcagtgacagcagcgacagcagtgacagtgacagcaaatcagacagcagtgacagtagtgacagtgacagcagtgacagtgacagcaaaTCAGACAGCAGCGacagcagtgacagtgacagcaaaTCAGACAGCAGCGACAGCAgtgacagcagtgacagcagtgacagtgacagcagtgacagtgacagcaaatcagacagcagtgacagcagtgacagtgacagcaaaTCAGACAGCAGCGACAGCAgtgacagcagtgacagcagtgacagcagtgacagtgacagcaaatcagacagcagtgacagcagtgacagtgacagcagtgacagcagtgacagtgacagcagtgacagtgacagcagcgacagcagcaacagcagtgacagtgacagcagtgacagtgacagcaatGACAGTAGTGACAGCACCTCTGACAGCAGTGATGACAGTGACAGTCAGAGCAAGCCTGGGAATGGTAACAACAGTGATagtgacagtgagagtgagagtgaaggTAGTGATAGCAACCACTCAACCAGTGAtgactag